From the Paraflavitalea soli genome, the window GTTATGTGTACGATCCATGCCTTCATTGCGGAAATTGCGGCTGAATTCATATACCCAATCAAAACCACCTACTATCAGGCGCTTTAGGTACAGTTCATTGGCAATACGGAGATAAAAAGGCACGTCCAGCGCATTGTGGTGCGTAATAAAAGGCCGGGCTATGGCACCTCCTGGAATGGATTGTAATACGGGTGTATCCACCTCCAATGCCCCCTGCGCATTCAGGTATTCACGGATCGTATTGATCAATTTGGTACGCTTCAGAAAAGTATCTTTCACATCCGGATTCACGATCAGGTCGGCATAACGCTGACGGTAACGGAATTCAGGATCAGTTACTGCATCAAATGTTTCCCCTTCCTTTTCTTTCACCACCGGCAATGGTTTCAATGATTTGGTGAGCAGCGTAAGTTCCAGCACATGGACCGAAGTTTCACCTGTTTTGGTGGTAAACACATATCCTTTTACCCCGATAATATCACCGATATCAGTCAGGTGTTTCCATACTTTATCATAGAGCGACTTGTCTTCGCCGGGAGCTATTTCATCACGCTTGATATACAGTTGAATTTTACCCGTACTGTCCTGTAATTGGGCAAAATTGGCTTTTCCCATATCCCGTACACCCATGATACGCCCTGCCAGGCATACATTGGCAAAATCAGCCTTGTTCTCTTCACCCTTGTAAAGGGCTTTGATATTGGCAGCTGTATTGTTAACAGGGTATAAGGGGGCCGGGTATGGTTCAATACCCAATTGCGCCAATTCCTTCAGTTTCTCTCTCCGGATAATCTCCTGTTCTGATAAATGCATGTAATAAATTTGAAATTTTAGCTACCAATGCGGATACCTCGCCGGTAAAACGGTTGCAAAAATAAGTATTTCAGAGAAGTTGCCGGTATTATTGCACCAGGGCTTTACAATAGGTTCCTTTGCCTGCCCGCCAACAATAAACATTAAGCATTATTTTTAGCACATGGAATGGATGAACGACCAGGTACATATTGAAAACCTTCCCCGGGTGGAAAATGTAGCCCTTACACCCATAGAGCCCTCCTATCTCAAGGTTTTACGATGGGAATGGCTCATCCTGAGTATCCTGCTGGGAATACTGGTAGCCATCCTGCTGTATTTTATCAAACCCCTGCACCAGGTAAAGTGGATTGTTTTACTAATTGGTGGTTGGCTACTGATAACAGCCGCCTGGTATTGGCTGCAGGGAAAATCATTCTCCACCAGGGCCTATGCCATCCGCGAAAAGGATGTTATTTATCGCAGCGGATGGATCATTCAAAGCACCCATACCTGTCCTTTCAACCGCATTCAGCATAGTGCAGTTACCATCGGCCCCCTGGAAAAAAGGTTTGGCCTGGCCAGCCTGGTATTGTATACCGCCGGCTCCAATGAGGCCGATCTGCGTATACGGGGCCTGCAGGAGACCACTGCCTGGACTTTAAAAGAATGGATCACCAAAAAGATAGCCGATGAGCCAGTTACAGGAGAATAGCTGGAGCATTCCACAAAGACAGGCAAAGGCAGGTTTGGTGATCATATTAGCCAAAGCTACCGTTACCATTGTAAAAACCCTGTGGCCCATTCTACTCGTATTGTTGGTCAAAAAGAACAAGAAAGGCATAGATACTTTTGAGCTCACCCTCATGGCACTGCCGGTTATTATTCTGGTGCGTTCCCTGGTTGGGTATTTTTATTTCCGCTTCTTTATCGCCAATGACGAGCTGATCATCCGCAAGGGATTGATCAGTAAGAAAACCATTACTATCCCCCTGCAGAAAATACAGGCCGTACACATTGAGCAAAACCTCCTGCACCAGGTGGCCAATGTGGCCAAAGTAAAAATTGATACCGCCGGCTCTGAAAAAACGGAAGCTGTTATTGACGCTATTGAAGTACCCAAGGCCGAACAGTTAAAAGAATTCCTGCTCCGCGAAAAACGGCATATGACTGAAGAAGCAGCTATCCCTTCTCCTATAAGGGATATACCTGTTATGCGGTTATCCGTCAATGATCTCCTCAAACTGGGGCTATCTGCCAATCATATACAGGCCTTCTTTATCGTGTTTGCTTTCAGCATATCCATGCTCCAGAATCTGGAAGAAGTTTTCGGCGACAGGGTAATCAGGCTGGTAAAAGATTCTTCATCAGAGGTAGGCATATCAGTCGTATCTGTATCGTTGGTAATAGGTTTTGTGCTGTTGATTTCCATGTTCGTTTCTATGATGCGAATTCTGTTAAACTATTTCGACTTCCAGCTTACCGAAACTTCCCAGGGATTTAGAATAAAAACAGGATTGATCAACACCAGTCAAAACCTGGTACCCTTCAATAAAATTCAATACATATCCTGGGATGCCAATTGGATACGCCGCAAGATCGGTTTGTTCAATATGGAGTTTCACCAGGTCATGAGCGATGACCAAAGCAATAAGAAAAAACGGGTTAAAGTACCCCTTACACAACCGGCTTATATTGACAAACTGTTAGCACATTATCATGGTATGGTACAGCCTTCGGCCCTGGCCGATTATGGGATCCATCCTTCCTATACCACCCGGCGCACATTGTTGAGGGGTATACTGCCAGTATTATTAATCTTAATTATACTATTACTCATCAACTGGGATCCCTGGTACTTCCTCATTTTATTATGGATACCCATCGTTGCCTTGCATGCATTTGTTTTCCGGCGCAATTTCCGATTATATGTAGCACCCGATGCATTGCAGGTAAACAGTGGTACCTGGGGTAGAAAAACACAAATTGTACGCTGGTATAAGATGCAGCAGGTCTTTTTGCAACAATCCATTTATCAAAGAAGCAAGGCTTTAGCCACCCTGCATTTATCAACAGCAGGCGGCACCATCACCATACCATATGTACCACTGAAGTTGGCGCAGCAAATACAGGATTATACTTTGTATGAGGTGGAACGCGAAGAGAGAGCCTGGATGTAAAAGTAATAACCCTTCCCTTAATTATTAGCGAGCAATACCTGCCAGGCAGCTGCCACATGACCACTATCCAATAACTCTTTGGCATATAACTGCAGCTCCTTTTCCATTTCATCTGGATTTACAGCATAGTATTGAACAATGTTCTTTAGTCTCTCGTCATGAAAGGCCGGGTCTACCAATGGCATATCGTGTACGTTGGCCAGCTGGCCCAAATGATTGCCCGTAAGGATGCTGCTGTTGCGGATAGGAGCAGGCAACGCATCTATGCCAATGCCCAGTTTAATATTAGGTTTTTCAACCTGGAACAAGCTACTTTCATCAACCTTGCAATACCAATCTCCGCCCAGTCGGGCAATATGATGGATCTTACGTTGATCTATAAAACCCTGTTCATTTAGGATTGCATCATCAATATGCATCACCATTACCTCACAAATGACCAGGTTACCGGCGCCGCCTTCATTTCCCATTGATTTCACTTCCCGCACCAGGCATTCCATTTTCACTTTGCTTTCTTTTACCATGGGAGGGGTAATGGTAGTAGCTGGCTCTGCCGTAAACCCTGCCTTTACAAACTCATTCACTTCCTTCGGGAAATCACAACTGGACAGACTTACCTGTTGTATCATGGCATAATCCACAATATTGATCACCACTTCGGGCACTTCCAGTATATTCTGTAAAGTATGTTTAGTGCTGTTGTCTCTCACCCGGCGTGAGGGAGAAAATACAACGATGGGCGGCTGGGTGGAGAACAGGTTAAAGAAACTGAAAGGGCTGAGGTTTACCTGCCCCTGTTTATCAATCGTACTGGCAAAACATACTGGTCTCGGAGCAATGGCATGCTGTAGGTAGTTTTGCTTTTGTACGGCCGTAAGTTTGGTAAGATCCAGGATCATAAGACAGCATTTTTGTAACCAGTAGAACCTCAAAGAGGTCAAATCCCTATCAATTCTAGGCTTGGTTTATTTTCTTTCTGTCCAATATGGAAAAGTTATCGTCTTCTTTTACGATCGTATTGGTAAGTACACCCAGGCCATCGATTTCCATTTCTACCACATCACCTTCCTGCAGCCATTGGTCTGTATAATTGGGATCACTCAGCCTGCCTGTACCATTTAGTTCAAGGAAGCAACCTGTCCCTACCGTACCGCTGCCAATAACATCACCGGCAAAAAGTGTTGCGCCATAGGAAGCACGTTCAATGATCTCCGCAAAGGTCCAGTCCATATCGCCAATATTGCCATCACTCACCTGCTCGCCATTTACACGGCATTGCATGCGAAGGTTCCAGCTTTTACCTGTATGGCCTTCTTTAGCGGGAATTTCATATTGCTCCAGTTCATCCAGCGTTACCAGCCAGGGCCCAATGACAGTAGAGAAATCCTTGCCTTTTGCAGGGCCAAGATTTAGTAACATTTCTTCCATTTGCAATGTTCGGGCGCTCATGTCATTCATGATCATTAGCCCACCGATATATTGATCAGCATTTTCCGCTCTTATATTACGGCCATGCTTGCAAATAACTACTGCCGCCTCCAGTTCAAAGTCCAGCTTTTGAAAATGATCCGGCATACAGGATACGTTGCCTGGCCCCTGGATGGCAAGATGGTTGGTAAAATAAAAAATGGGGTATTGATCAAATTCCGGGATCATGGGCACCTTACGGTTACGGCGTGCGGCCGCAACATGTTGCCTGAATGCATAACCATCACGGCAAGAAGTAGGAAAAGGCACCGGCGCCAGTACTGAAATTCCTTCCAGGGCAAAGCCACGCTCGCGGCTAAGTCTTCCTTCCCGTATCATCATTTCGCCTGTTTGCGCCATCGCATAGGCATCGTCCCAATAATTCAGGAACATGCTCATATTATGGGGCAGGTCCGGATGCAATGTTTCCATATCGTACAGCAATCCATCTACCAATATAGCAAGTCGGTCCTGACCTTCCTGGAGATAAGAAACCAGTTTCATAGCAGCAAATTTTAGAG encodes:
- a CDS encoding flavin reductase family protein, whose amino-acid sequence is MILDLTKLTAVQKQNYLQHAIAPRPVCFASTIDKQGQVNLSPFSFFNLFSTQPPIVVFSPSRRVRDNSTKHTLQNILEVPEVVINIVDYAMIQQVSLSSCDFPKEVNEFVKAGFTAEPATTITPPMVKESKVKMECLVREVKSMGNEGGAGNLVICEVMVMHIDDAILNEQGFIDQRKIHHIARLGGDWYCKVDESSLFQVEKPNIKLGIGIDALPAPIRNSSILTGNHLGQLANVHDMPLVDPAFHDERLKNIVQYYAVNPDEMEKELQLYAKELLDSGHVAAAWQVLLANN
- a CDS encoding PH domain-containing protein, which codes for MEWMNDQVHIENLPRVENVALTPIEPSYLKVLRWEWLILSILLGILVAILLYFIKPLHQVKWIVLLIGGWLLITAAWYWLQGKSFSTRAYAIREKDVIYRSGWIIQSTHTCPFNRIQHSAVTIGPLEKRFGLASLVLYTAGSNEADLRIRGLQETTAWTLKEWITKKIADEPVTGE
- a CDS encoding fumarylacetoacetate hydrolase family protein, with the translated sequence MKLVSYLQEGQDRLAILVDGLLYDMETLHPDLPHNMSMFLNYWDDAYAMAQTGEMMIREGRLSRERGFALEGISVLAPVPFPTSCRDGYAFRQHVAAARRNRKVPMIPEFDQYPIFYFTNHLAIQGPGNVSCMPDHFQKLDFELEAAVVICKHGRNIRAENADQYIGGLMIMNDMSARTLQMEEMLLNLGPAKGKDFSTVIGPWLVTLDELEQYEIPAKEGHTGKSWNLRMQCRVNGEQVSDGNIGDMDWTFAEIIERASYGATLFAGDVIGSGTVGTGCFLELNGTGRLSDPNYTDQWLQEGDVVEMEIDGLGVLTNTIVKEDDNFSILDRKKINQA
- the lysS gene encoding lysine--tRNA ligase encodes the protein MHLSEQEIIRREKLKELAQLGIEPYPAPLYPVNNTAANIKALYKGEENKADFANVCLAGRIMGVRDMGKANFAQLQDSTGKIQLYIKRDEIAPGEDKSLYDKVWKHLTDIGDIIGVKGYVFTTKTGETSVHVLELTLLTKSLKPLPVVKEKEGETFDAVTDPEFRYRQRYADLIVNPDVKDTFLKRTKLINTIREYLNAQGALEVDTPVLQSIPGGAIARPFITHHNALDVPFYLRIANELYLKRLIVGGFDWVYEFSRNFRNEGMDRTHNPEFTVLEWYTAYKDYYWMMEITEQLVEKIAIALHGTTLVKVGDKEIDFKAPFKRVTIYDAIKDHTGIDVSEMDEAALREACKSLGIYPEASMGKGKLVDAIFGEKCEGNYIQPTFIIDYPVEMSPLTKKHRSKPGLVERFELMVNGKEIANAYSELNDPLDQRARFEDQVKLMERGDDEAMYIDYDFLRALEYGMPPTAGIGIGIDRLCMLMTNQPSIQDVLLFPQMRPEVLND
- a CDS encoding PH domain-containing protein, whose translation is MSQLQENSWSIPQRQAKAGLVIILAKATVTIVKTLWPILLVLLVKKNKKGIDTFELTLMALPVIILVRSLVGYFYFRFFIANDELIIRKGLISKKTITIPLQKIQAVHIEQNLLHQVANVAKVKIDTAGSEKTEAVIDAIEVPKAEQLKEFLLREKRHMTEEAAIPSPIRDIPVMRLSVNDLLKLGLSANHIQAFFIVFAFSISMLQNLEEVFGDRVIRLVKDSSSEVGISVVSVSLVIGFVLLISMFVSMMRILLNYFDFQLTETSQGFRIKTGLINTSQNLVPFNKIQYISWDANWIRRKIGLFNMEFHQVMSDDQSNKKKRVKVPLTQPAYIDKLLAHYHGMVQPSALADYGIHPSYTTRRTLLRGILPVLLILIILLLINWDPWYFLILLWIPIVALHAFVFRRNFRLYVAPDALQVNSGTWGRKTQIVRWYKMQQVFLQQSIYQRSKALATLHLSTAGGTITIPYVPLKLAQQIQDYTLYEVEREERAWM